Genomic window (Ureibacillus composti):
TCAAGTACTACACCAATCCCAACAGATTTTAAATCTACTGAATCGGTAAAAGCGGCATATTCCTGGGCTGTAAAATATGCGGAATAAGGGTCTAGCATTTCAATAACATCTTCTATAGTTGTTGCATTTTGAAGATCTCCATCGATTTCACCAACATAATCACTTTCTATAATGGCCTTAATATCATCTAAATTCGATGCAAACGTATTAAGAGGTAACATTAAGAAAAGTATGAGGCTAAAGAGTATTGGAGCTATTTTTTTCATTTACTAAAACCACCTCTTCTTCTGATAGACTCATTATATAACTAGTAAACTAAATTTAATAGATTGTTATAAAACTTTTCAGAATAGGAGAACATAATTAAATAAACGTAATAAAACAATTGATCCTACTAGATAAAGAAGGGGAAATCTATGCATTTCTTCTATTAATATTATGTATTTGATAGTTTTAATTTAAAGGGGTTCTTTGTGATGAATTGAACTAATTTGGCTCGTCCACATTTGCATAATTAATGAAGGAACAAGGTGATTGACTGTCAGTTCTTACGTTGCCGTTTAGGAGATGATATATGCCGCTTTTTTTAATGTTTTGTGAATACTTCTCGGGTTAAATTAGCAAACACTATAAAATGTTTTATTACAACAATGTAAAGTATTACAGTTTATAATGTAACATTTGTTTCAAAAAATATCTCCTTTGTTACAAACTATGCAACAAAAGGAGATATTAGTCTTTGACTTAAGTTTAAGAGGAAGCTTTTTTCAGGATATGAATAATCCATCCGATGACTAAACCAACAAGTGCAGGAACTAACCATCCAACACTTTGATCATGTAACGGGAACGTGCTCACAATATTTTTATACCATTCAATTTCGAAGCCTGCACCTGTGATTCCATCATATAAACTTACAAAGGCTGTAGCAATTAATGCTAATGTGTACACAATTGGGTCACGACCGAATGCTTGGTCAAATAATACTAAGAACATTAAGACGATTGCAATCGGATAGATGAACAATAATACAGGTAAAGAAATAGAAATTAAGTTGCTTAAACCAAAGTTTGCAAACATTAAACTAAACAATGTAAAAACAACTGCTAAAAATTTATAAGGTAGATTTGGGAAAAGTTTATTGAAAAAAGTAGCATTAGCCGAAATTAAACCAACAGCAGTAGTGATACAAGCTAAAATAATAACAGCCGATAAAATGATACTTCCTAAACTTCCATATAACATTTTTGCCGATTCGGCGATAATACTACCACCATCATCAAATGAACCAATGGCACTAGTACTTGTAGCCCCAATATAAGATAAAGAAACATAAACGAATGCTAGCCCGCATGCAGCAACGAAGCCAGCGAAAATAGTAATAGTTATTTGTTTTGAACGGCTTACAATTCCTTTTGCCTGTAAAGCTTGGACAATTACGATCCCAAATACAAGGGATGCCAATACGTCCATTGTTAAATAGCCTTCAATAAATCCTTTTGAGAACGCATTCTCTATATAAGCACCATGTGATTCTCCAACTGGCCCCATTGGCGTAATAAAACTTTTAATTGCTAATAATGCGATCACAATTAAAAGGGCAGGAGTTAACACCTTTCCAACGCGGTCTACTAACTTTGATGGATTAAGTGCCAAATATAGTGATATACCAAAGAATATTGCAGTTGAGATGAACAATGGTAACCAACTAGCTTGGGATGCCTCAGATAAGTATGGTGCAATTCCGATTTCATATGTTACAGCTGCTGTACGAGGGATTGCAAAAAGTGGTCCAATCGATAAATAAACAACAGATGTAAAAATAATACTGAAAATTGGATGAATTCGGTTCGCAACAATTTGTAAATCTCCACCATTTTTTGCTACGGCGATAATCCCTAGTAATGGTAATCCTACACCTGTTATTAGGAAACCAATAATAGCGGGAAGAATTTCATCTCCTGCTTGTTGTCCTAATAACGGAGGGAAGATTATATTACCTGCTCCAAGGAAAAGTGCAAAAAGCATAAACCCCACAGCAAGATTTTCTTTAATGAATTTCATGATGATATAAATCTCCTTTAGTTATTACTTATTTTAAATATTCTTAAAACTTAAAACTGAATTTATTCCTTGAGTAATGGTCTTACTCATCGAATTGTGATTTACCCAGT
Coding sequences:
- the brnQ gene encoding branched-chain amino acid transport system II carrier protein yields the protein MKFIKENLAVGFMLFALFLGAGNIIFPPLLGQQAGDEILPAIIGFLITGVGLPLLGIIAVAKNGGDLQIVANRIHPIFSIIFTSVVYLSIGPLFAIPRTAAVTYEIGIAPYLSEASQASWLPLFISTAIFFGISLYLALNPSKLVDRVGKVLTPALLIVIALLAIKSFITPMGPVGESHGAYIENAFSKGFIEGYLTMDVLASLVFGIVIVQALQAKGIVSRSKQITITIFAGFVAACGLAFVYVSLSYIGATSTSAIGSFDDGGSIIAESAKMLYGSLGSIILSAVIILACITTAVGLISANATFFNKLFPNLPYKFLAVVFTLFSLMFANFGLSNLISISLPVLLFIYPIAIVLMFLVLFDQAFGRDPIVYTLALIATAFVSLYDGITGAGFEIEWYKNIVSTFPLHDQSVGWLVPALVGLVIGWIIHILKKASS